A section of the Bacillus sp. HSf4 genome encodes:
- the speD gene encoding adenosylmethionine decarboxylase: METMGRHVISELWGCDFDKLNDMDFIEKTFVNAALKSGAEVREVAFHKFAPQGVSGVVIISESHLTIHSFPEHGYASIDVYTCGDLDPNVAADYIAEELKAETRENIEIPRGMGPVQIKQAKAKAQAL, translated from the coding sequence ATGGAAACAATGGGGCGTCACGTCATCTCCGAGCTGTGGGGATGCGATTTTGATAAGCTGAATGACATGGATTTTATTGAGAAAACGTTTGTAAATGCGGCACTCAAATCAGGTGCTGAGGTCCGTGAGGTTGCTTTTCATAAGTTTGCTCCGCAAGGTGTAAGCGGGGTCGTGATCATTTCCGAATCTCACCTGACCATTCACAGTTTTCCTGAACACGGGTATGCCAGCATTGATGTTTATACTTGCGGAGATCTAGATCCGAACGTAGCTGCGGATTATATCGCAGAAGAGTTAAAAGCGGAAACAAGAGAGAACATTGAAATACCGAGAGGCATGGGGCCTGTTCAAATCAAACAGGCTAAAGCCAAAGCACAGGCACTTTAA